One window from the genome of Saimiri boliviensis isolate mSaiBol1 chromosome 2, mSaiBol1.pri, whole genome shotgun sequence encodes:
- the SLC25A51 gene encoding mitochondrial nicotinamide adenine dinucleotide transporter SLC25A51 → MMDSEAHEKRPPILTSSKQDMSPHITNVGEMKHYLCGCCAAFNNVAITFPIQKVLFRQQLYGIKTRDAILQLRRDGFRNLYRGILPPLMQKTTTLALMFGLYEDLSCLLHKHVSAPEFATRSVAAVLAGTTEAIFTPLERVQTLLQDHKHHDKFTNTYQAFKALKCHGIGEYYRGLVPILFRNGLSNVFFFGLRGPIKEHLPTATTHSAHLVNDFICGGLLGAMLGFLFFPINVVKTRIQSQIGGEFQSFPKVFQKIWLERDRKLINLFRGAHLNYHRSLISWGIINATYEFLLKVI, encoded by the coding sequence ATGATGGATTCAGAAGCTCATGAAAAGAGACCACCAATACTAACATCTTCAAAACAAGATATGTCACCTCATATTACAAATGTTGGTGAAATGAAGCATTACTTGTGTGGCTGCTGTGCAGCCTTCAACAACGTCGCAATCACATTTCCCATTCAGAAGGTCCTCTTTCGACAGCAGCTATATGGCATCAAAACCCGGGATGCAATACTTCAGTTGAGAAGGGATGGGTTTCGAAACCTGTATCGTGGAATTCTTCCCCCATTGATGCAGAAGACAACTACACTTGCACTTATGTTTGGTCTGTATGAGGATTTATCCTGCCTTCTCCACAAGCATGTCAGTGCTCCAGAGTTTGCAACTCGCAGCGTGGCGGCAGTGCTTGCAGGGACAACAGAAGCAATTTTCACTCCACTGGAAAGAGTTCAGACATTGCTTCAAGACCACAAGCATCATGACAAATTTACCAACACTTACCAGGCTTTCAAGGCACTGAAATGTCATGGAATTGGAGAGTATTATCGAGGCTTGGTGCCCATTCTTTTCCGGAATGGACTcagcaatgtcttttttttcgGCCTCCGAGGTCCCATTAAGGAGCATCTGCCTACTGCAACGACTCACAGTGCTCATTTGGTCAATGATTTTATCTGTGGAGGTCTGTTGGGTGCCATGTTGGGATTCTTGTTTTTTCCAATTAATGTTGTAAAAACTCGCATACAGTCTCAGATTGGTGGGGAATTTCAGTCTTTCCCCAAGGTTTTCCAAAAAATCTGGctggaaagagacagaaaactgaTAAATCTTTTCAGAGGTGCCCATCTGAATTATCATCGGTCCCTTATCTCCTGGGGCATAATCAATGCAACTTATGAGTTTTTGTTAAAGGTTATATGA